A DNA window from Vigna angularis cultivar LongXiaoDou No.4 chromosome 1, ASM1680809v1, whole genome shotgun sequence contains the following coding sequences:
- the LOC108340064 gene encoding uncharacterized protein LOC108340064, with translation MLDFGEGLNIETLSVPWLIWIQLLVLLLLLALLFGFSIIALDPSHPSIAPTASTTQQHQQQPSNYHSTAVTNRLQTTPENASIKSEIVSNGSREIVREEIAEGEASTSSLYFLHPCYYFNLAKKAFLKCLGQDSTSDDPSTQKHNKTKES, from the exons ATGTTGGATTTTGGAGAGGGGCTGAATATAGAGACTTTGAGTGTCCCATGGCTCATTTGGATTCAACTTTTggtcttgcttcttcttcttgccCTTCTATTTGGCTTCTCCATCATTGCTTTAGATCCCTCTCACCCCTCTATTGCTCCCACTGCCTCCACCActcaacaacatcaacaacaacccTCCAACTACCACTCCACCGCCGTCACCAACCGTCTTCAGACCACCCCG GAAAATGCAAGTATTAAAAGTGAGATAGTAAGCAATGGAAgcagagaaattgtgagagaagagattGCAGAGGGAGAAGCTTCAACTTCGTCCCTATATTTTCTCCACCCTTGTTATTATTTCAACTTGGCCAAAAAAGCATTCCTCAAATGTCTTGGTCAGGATTCTACATCTGATGATCCTTCaacacaaaaacataacaaaactaAAGAAAGCTGA